From Shewanella yunxiaonensis, the proteins below share one genomic window:
- a CDS encoding VC2046/SO_2500 family protein, with product MQSKPILHNELQLGSRLNRAIETNSRSDFGLLLSLLSQDVRDCPQFHLQDELDNDTRLRQQFELPPAPTLLGDLSQQLVTDNSAQFLSEGPTAFRLAEAINAEPIVIRGHWASGTGEVLENCSLLARNRFNGEHFPLLPETPQLSELVLQQCLAAHRLQAA from the coding sequence ATGCAATCCAAACCGATACTGCACAACGAACTGCAATTAGGATCTCGTTTAAATCGCGCGATAGAAACAAACTCGCGCAGTGATTTTGGCCTACTGTTGTCGCTTTTGTCACAAGATGTGCGCGATTGCCCACAATTTCATTTGCAAGATGAATTAGATAACGACACCCGGTTACGCCAGCAATTTGAGTTACCTCCAGCACCGACACTGCTGGGGGATCTCAGCCAGCAGTTAGTCACCGATAACAGTGCCCAATTTTTGTCAGAGGGCCCGACAGCATTTCGGTTAGCCGAAGCAATCAACGCAGAACCTATCGTGATCCGTGGTCACTGGGCCAGTGGCACCGGTGAAGTCCTGGAAAATTGTAGTCTTCTTGCTCGTAACCGTTTCAATGGTGAGCATTTTCCGTTATTGCCGGAAACGCCACAGCTGTCTGAATTGGTATTACAACAGTGTCTGGCGGCCCATAGACTACAAGCAGCGTGA
- the queC gene encoding 7-cyano-7-deazaguanine synthase QueC has protein sequence MTQTKNPPIRKAILVFSGGQDSTTCLIQALEQYDEVHAMTFNYGQRHAHEIDVARRLAQKLGATSHKVMDVGLLNELAISALTRDSIPVSTELMDNGLPNTFVPGRNILFLTLAGIYAYQLGAEAVITGVCETDYSGYPDCRHDFVRALESALVQGMDRPLKLVTPLMWLNKAETWALADKYGKLALVRDETLTCYNGIEGRGCGECPACKLRQHGLDEYLSNKAIIQQQLTQKSRTE, from the coding sequence ATGACACAGACAAAAAATCCCCCTATCCGTAAAGCTATTTTAGTCTTTAGTGGCGGTCAGGACTCGACAACTTGTTTAATCCAAGCACTGGAGCAATATGATGAAGTGCATGCGATGACGTTTAACTATGGTCAGCGTCATGCTCATGAAATTGATGTTGCCCGGCGGCTTGCCCAAAAGTTAGGGGCCACCAGTCATAAAGTGATGGATGTAGGCCTCCTTAATGAGTTGGCGATCTCTGCGCTGACTCGCGACAGCATCCCGGTGTCGACTGAACTAATGGACAATGGTTTACCCAATACATTCGTGCCGGGTCGCAATATCCTGTTTCTCACACTGGCGGGGATATATGCCTACCAATTGGGTGCCGAGGCGGTGATTACTGGCGTCTGTGAAACTGATTATTCGGGTTATCCTGATTGTCGCCATGATTTTGTACGCGCATTGGAATCGGCGCTGGTTCAAGGGATGGATCGGCCGTTAAAACTCGTGACACCGTTGATGTGGCTCAATAAAGCCGAAACCTGGGCGCTCGCAGATAAATATGGCAAATTAGCGTTGGTTCGCGATGAAACGCTCACCTGCTATAACGGCATTGAAGGTCGTGGTTGTGGAGAGTGTCCCGCCTGTAAACTACGCCAACACGGTCTTGATGAATATCTGTCTAATAAGGCAATCATACAGCAACAACTGACACAAAAGAGCCGCACAGAATGA
- the queE gene encoding 7-carboxy-7-deazaguanine synthase QueE, giving the protein MQYPINEVFETIQGEGVNTGLPAIFVRLQGCPVGCPWCDTRHTWEQTPENEVPAEQVLQTDGQLGRWAWYDAETLLQAFQQKSFSAKHVVLTGGEPCLFDLVELTNSLNHAGYTTQIETSGTFEVKCSQSTWVTVSPKIGMKGGLNVQSQALARANEIKHPVATQRHIEQLESLLEGVDLTGKVVCLQPISQKPNATALAIKECIAHNWRLSVQTHKYLQID; this is encoded by the coding sequence ATGCAATATCCGATCAATGAAGTGTTTGAAACCATTCAAGGAGAAGGCGTTAATACTGGCCTGCCAGCAATTTTTGTGCGCTTACAAGGTTGTCCTGTGGGATGCCCATGGTGCGATACCCGTCATACATGGGAGCAAACGCCGGAAAATGAAGTGCCAGCTGAACAGGTATTGCAAACGGATGGTCAGCTTGGTCGTTGGGCCTGGTATGACGCAGAAACACTGCTGCAGGCATTTCAGCAGAAATCGTTTTCAGCTAAGCATGTGGTGTTAACGGGGGGGGAACCTTGTCTGTTTGATCTCGTTGAACTCACCAATTCATTAAATCACGCGGGTTATACCACTCAGATTGAAACGAGCGGCACCTTTGAAGTGAAATGCAGCCAGTCAACTTGGGTTACTGTGTCACCAAAAATCGGCATGAAAGGTGGTTTGAACGTGCAATCACAGGCGTTGGCGCGTGCCAATGAGATTAAGCATCCGGTTGCGACTCAGCGGCATATCGAGCAATTAGAGTCCTTGCTTGAAGGTGTGGACTTGACCGGAAAGGTGGTCTGTCTGCAGCCAATAAGCCAGAAGCCAAATGCGACTGCGTTAGCGATTAAGGAATGTATTGCACACAATTGGCGACTATCTGTGCAAACGCATAAATACCTACAAATTGATTAG